In a single window of the bacterium genome:
- a CDS encoding pyridoxal-phosphate dependent enzyme codes for AKVNPVAGGSKTLKDAINEALRDWVTNVKTTYYVLGSVVGPHPYPMMVRDFQSIIGIEAKKQILKQEGRLPDYIIACVGGGSNAIGIFYPFYNSDVKFIGVEAIGAASLCKGERGVLHGCLSYLLQDKDGQIKETHSIAAGLDYPGVGPEHSFYKEKNRAEYVVINDKEALDGFFLLSHTEGIIPALEAAHAIAYCAKFAPSLSKDKIIVVNLSGRGDKDVEEVAKRVRESGVKGS; via the coding sequence GCAAAGGTAAATCCTGTGGCAGGTGGCTCAAAAACCTTAAAGGATGCGATAAATGAGGCATTGAGGGATTGGGTTACTAATGTTAAGACAACATACTATGTGCTTGGCTCTGTGGTAGGCCCCCATCCCTATCCGATGATGGTTAGGGATTTTCAATCTATAATTGGAATTGAGGCAAAAAAGCAGATTTTAAAACAAGAAGGAAGGCTTCCAGATTACATTATTGCCTGCGTGGGTGGAGGCTCTAATGCAATTGGTATATTTTATCCATTTTATAACAGCGATGTTAAATTTATTGGTGTTGAGGCAATTGGTGCAGCATCTTTGTGCAAGGGTGAAAGGGGTGTATTACATGGATGTCTTTCATACCTTCTTCAAGATAAAGATGGCCAAATTAAAGAGACACATTCAATTGCCGCTGGCCTTGATTATCCAGGGGTAGGGCCTGAGCATAGCTTTTATAAAGAAAAAAATAGGGCAGAATATGTTGTTATAAATGACAAAGAGGCTTTGGATGGATTTTTCCTTTTATCTCATACAGAGGGAATAATTCCCGCATTAGAAGCAGCTCATGCCATTGCTTACTGTGCAAAATTTGCTCCCTCTCTTTCCAAAGATAAAATTATTGTTGTCAATCTTTCGGGAAGGGGGGACAAGGATGTGGAGGAGGTCGCAAAAAGAGTCCGAGAGTCAGGAGTCAAAGGGTCATGA